In the Quercus lobata isolate SW786 chromosome 5, ValleyOak3.0 Primary Assembly, whole genome shotgun sequence genome, one interval contains:
- the LOC115992604 gene encoding uncharacterized protein LOC115992604, with amino-acid sequence MSSGLGHLVGLILQVLATVYIFIESLPNNLWVPTVMVFFVGFIKYVERTRALFLASLNQFGCSILPKPYPGPDYEEVMKMCSTETLEKVETQVDVLQPSPTSANGPELDDMQLLLEAHRLFETFKGLIVGLLFSSKDREQSRDLFLTRTAAEAFRLIECELNFMYEYLHTKVVVVRFPFGYFLRFISFTLIIVALGLFSIEHQHNFHHASKLDNFDIILTYVLLVGALGLQAISVLMLILSDRTLLAVKVSRSKLVEKFLKRRRWSKSVSQYDMINYCLKDSPTWAYTLASYVGAGGVLEKMTILFFSHSKEVSEALEIFIFKELRWKASNAKNIKAARDASSQRGYWALLQTSSCFELKWSIGEYQYEESLLLWHMATELLYIEDTQLSIGNDSNTNRETCKLLSDYMFYLLVMKPKMMAPVLGNWQIVFQDTCAEAKRFFHKESNKAPISDKVEACKRILAVETKYRSVELKGRVSNSVFFDGSLLAKQLKELKTDKWMLMNRVWVELMSYAAINCRPIVHAQQPSKGGELLTFIWLLMNHLGFGTQFYEQERQAKVKMVPRK; translated from the coding sequence ATGAGTTCTGGCTTAGGGCACTTGGTTGGACTCATATTACAGGTTCTGGCAACTGTTTATATCTTCATTGAATCACTTCCTAACAATCTTTGGGTTCCCACTGTCATGGTgttttttgtgggatttatcAAATATGTAGAGCGAACACGTGCTCTCTTTCTTGCAAGCTTGAATCAGTTCGGATGTTCAATATTGCCAAAGCCATACCCTGGGCCTGATTATGAAGAGGTCATGAAGATGTGCTCTACAGAGACGTTGGAGAAGGTTGAAACACAAGTAGATGTGTTGCAACCTTCTCCCACTTCTGCAAATGGTCCTGAATTAGATGACATGCAATTACTACTGGAAGCACATCGTCTCTTTGAAACATTCAAGGGTCTTATTGTAGGCCTTCTTTTCAGTTCCAAGGACCGAGAACAGAGCCGAGATTTATTTCTTACTAGAACTGCAGCTGAAGCATTCAGACTGATAGAGTGTGAGCTCAATTTCATGTATGAGTATCTCCACACCAAGGTGGTTGTGGTTCGCTTCCCATTTGGGTACTTTCTACGCTTTATTAGCTTTACGTTAATCATTGTGGCGTTGGGACTCTTTTCAATTGAGCACCAGCATAATTTTCATCATGCTAGTAAGTTAGATAACTTTGATATCATCCTTACTTATGTCTTGCTTGTTGGGGCATTAGGCCTCCAGGCCATATCAGTACTAATGCTTATATTATCGGACCGGACCCTCCTTGCTGTGAAGGTTAGCAGGAGCAAACTCGTTGAAAAATTCTTGAAAAGAAGAAGGTGGTCTAAGTCAGTCTCCCAGTACGATATGATAAACTATTGCTTGAAAGATTCTCCAACATGGGCGTACACATTAGCTAGTTATGTTGGTGCTGGGGGAGTGTTAGAGAAAATGACTATATTGTTTTTTTCGCATTCAAAGGAGGTTAGTGAAGCTCTTGAGATCTTTATTTTTAAGGAGCTGAGATGGAAAGCTTCGAATGCAAAGAATATAAAAGCAGCCAGGGATGCATCTTCACAAAGGGGTTATTGGGCTCTTCTACAGACTTCTAGCTGTTTCGAACTAAAATGGAGTATTGGGGAGTATCAGTACGAGGAAAGCCTTCTTCTTTGGCACATGGCTACCGAGCTACTCTACATTGAGGACACTCAACTAAGTATTGGTAATGATAGCAATACTAATAGAGAAACATGCAAATTACTTTCAGATTATATGTTTTATCTGCTTGTCATGAAGCCTAAAATGATGGCCCCAGTGTTAGGCAATTGGCAAATAGTCTTCCAGGACACTTGTGCAGAAGCTAAGCGATTCTTTCACAAAGAGTCAAACAAGGCCCCCATATCGGATAAAGTTGAAGCCTGTAAACGAATCCTTGCAGTGGAAACGAAATACAGATCAGTTGAATTGAAGGGAAGGGTAAGCAACTCTGTGTTCTTTGATGGAAGTCTCCTGGCAAAACAGCTCAAGGAGTTGAAGACAGACAAATGGATGCTAATGAACCGAGTTTGGGTGGAATTGATGTCTTACGCTGCCATTAATTGTAGACCAATTGTACATGCACAGCAACCTAGTAAGGGTGGAGAACTATTGACATTCATTTGGTTACTGATGAATCATCTGGGCTTTGGAACACAGTTCTACGAGCAGGAACGCCAAGCCAAAGTCAAAATGGTCCCGCGAAAGTAA
- the LOC115991257 gene encoding disease resistance RPP13-like protein 4, with the protein MSRHISSTSSFESPYVSLDLLAYLNSGKKTPFHVFNDVVMPEFQCHLLKLKQLLPPKDMNGTEDNTSRTVRDEEEDDSNCNGSHAIVEEIQKDLDYINKACHKLKDSADRVDEEIQRLILQRLDDAFRERTEEALANSPRINKLKRTKDVVSMLKNQICSSPQLSSDSLLDKQPEVNINDQKITKSLTLKRIKEMYNGLNEIQKKCLLCFSVFPENETIKKKVLIHWWVGEEFIDSLNGDGKTAEETGNDYFKEFISKGIIEPVKKKGRQSSENCKMQSSVRDAIIKLAEKDEFVSFDSKGNPNADFSSCSRVCLVKTEEGSSLRDFTYIYHHLKHENIQTLFNVNEPELNFRVDRFSKMKNLKVLQLGRWKASARQLVEVEDTEFLKGLKKMKQLRYFSLRGISRITELPNSICELSNLRILNLNGCDNLEKLPDGIGSLKQLTHLDMSDCFLISHMPKGLASLLELQVLKGFVIGKQSPSGLYCKLADLARLKHLRKLSIHVDRTSLEAEKELNSFPQFRKLQSLSVAWWSSVYNASTSTTTNVAFARFQRMVSRENSMKALAKIPRILSREKSMPTTPGPTSLPVDLHKLGLQYFHGSKMPDWLKLLNLENLKKLYIRGGELSDLRLQEDHSWAVECLRLKSLSKLKMDWPELQQQLFPKLKYAEKEDCPQLSSFPSDDNGEWIWNAADTKQA; encoded by the coding sequence ATGTCGAGACACATCTCTTCTACTTCTTCATTTGAGTCGCCTTATGTATCACTTGATCTTCTTGCATACTTAAACTCTGGTAAAAAGACACCCTTCCATGTATTCAACGATGTGGTCATGCCGGAATTTCAATGCCATTTATTGAAGTTGAAGCAACTCCTTCCTCCAAAAGATATGAATGGAACCGAAGACAACACCAGCAGGACCGTAAGAGATGAGGAGGAGGACGACTCCAATTGCAATGGTTCGCATGCAATAGTTGAGGAGATCCAGAAGGACCTCGACTACATCAACAAAGCCTGTCATAAACTAAAGGATTCAGCAGACCGCGTTGATGAAGAAATTCAAAGATTGATTCTCCAACGCCTGGACGATGCCTTCAGAGAAAGAACAGAAGAAGCACTAGCAAATTCCCCCAGAATCAACAAGCTTAAGAGAACCAAGGATGTTGTTTCAATGTTAAAGAACCAAATTTGTTCATCCCCACAACTATCTTCAGATAGTTTACTAGACAAGCAGCCAGAGGTAAACATCAATGATCAGAAGATCACCAAGAGCTTAACTTTGAAAAGAATTAAGGAGATGTACAATGGTCtaaatgaaatacaaaagaaGTGTTTGCTATGTTTCTCTGTGTTCCCTGAAAATGAAACCATAAAGAAGAAAGTTTTGATCCATTGGTGGGTCGGTGAGGAATTTATAGACTCACTTAATGGTGATGGTAAGACTGCAGAGGAGACTGGCAATGATTACTTCAAAGAGTTTATCAGTAAAGGCATCATTGAGCCtgttaaaaaaaagggtagacAAAGCTCAGAAAATTGCAAGATGCAATCTTCAGTTCGTGATGCCATAATTAAGCTTGCGGAGAAAGATGAGTTTGTCAGTTTTGATTCAAAGGGAAATCCCAATGCTGATTTCTCTTCCTGTTCGAGGGTGTGCTTAGTGAAAACTGAAGAAGGGTCTTCGCTTCGCGATTTTACTTATATTTATCATCATTTGAAGCATGAAAATATTCAAACTTTGTTTAATGTAAATGAGCCTGAGCTTAATTTCAGGGTGGACAGGTTTTCAAAGATGAAGAACTTAAAAGTTCTACAGCTGGGAAGGTGGAAGGCCTCTGCAAGGCAACTTGTTGAAGTAGAGGACACCGAGTTCTTAAAAggtttgaagaaaatgaaacagCTTAGGTACTTTAGCCTTAGGGGAATCTCTAGAATTACTGAGCTTCCAAATTCAATTTGCGAACTCAGTAATCTAAGGATACTGAACCTTAATGGCTGTGATAATTTAGAGAAACTTCCTGATGGGATAGGCTCACTTAAACAACTGACACACTTAGACATGTCTGACTGTTTCTTGATTAGTCACATGCCCAAGGGACTTGCTTCTCTTTTAGAACTTCAAGTCCTAAAAGGGTTTGTGATTGGTAAACAGAGTCCCAGTGGCCTCTACTGTAAGCTGGCCGATTTGGCAAGATTGAAACATTTGAGGAAGTTGAGCATTCATGTAGACAGAACAAGTCTTGAAGCTGAGAAAGAGCTGAATTCATTTCCACAATTTAGGAAGCTCCAGTCTTTATCAGTTGCCTGGTGGTCATCTGTCTACAATGCATCCACTTCCACAACTACAAATGTCGCATTTGCAAGATTCCAGAGAATGGTGAGCAGGGAAAACTCAATGAAAGCATTGGCAAAAATCCCGAGAATTTTGAGCCGGGAAAAATCAATGCCCACTACTCCAGGGCCTACATCACTACCTGTTGATTTACACAAACTAGGCCTCCAGTATTTCCATGGTTCGAAGATGCCTGACTGGCTTAAGCTCTTAAACCTGGAGAATCTAAAGAAGCTCTACATAAGAGGAGGAGAACTATCTGACCTGCGGCTTCAGGAGGATCACTCATGGGCCGTGGAATGTCTACGCTTGAAGTCCTTGAGTAAATTGAAGATGGATTGGCCAGAACTGCAGCAACAATTGTTTCCAAAATTGAAATATGCGGAGAAAGAAGACTGCCCTCAATTGAGTTCCTTCCCAAGTGATGACAATGGAGAGTGGATATGGAATGCAGCAGATACAAAGCAAGCCTGA
- the LOC115991259 gene encoding zinc finger BED domain-containing protein RICESLEEPER 1-like, which translates to MSLREWGIDGIFTLTVDNASSNLTTIKFLQRVTKDWNGAVLGNEYMHIRCCAHILNLIVGEGLKEIDASVAKVREAVRYVKSSPNRSQTFRSFMERLGMESKSLLSLDVPTRWNSTYIMLETAKKFEKVFLRMDFEDDGYSSYFRTKEYSGGLESPCMTDFQNCRAFMIFLRLFYNAIKKFSSSLYVTSNAFYDEIFVIQESVSNLVKSQNTLLKSTATNMQTKFEKYWGEGEKINPLLYVAVVFDPRKKLRFLKFSFSKIYGNAVAEVMVDKVKDLLFKLYNFYTSIHSPNVQGQSGSERTELESDASDPYVMVHSRYERFLQVEQSVGCSNELERYLAENCDGRKDENFEILEWWRDNCNRYQVLSKVIKDVLDVPVSTIAFESAFSIGG; encoded by the coding sequence ATGTCATTGCGTGAGTGGGGTATTGATGGGATATTCACCTTAACAGTGGATAATGCTAGCTcaaatttaacaacaattaaatttttgcaaagGGTGACTAAAGATTGGAATGGGGCAGTTTTAGGAAATGAGTACATGCACATAAGGTGTTGTGCCCATATCTTAAATCTCATTGTGGGGGAGGGTTTGAAAGAGATAGATGCATCTGTTGCTAAGGTGCGTGAAGCTGTGAGGTATGTGAAGTCCTCACCCAATAGAAGTCAAACTTTTAGGAGTTTTATGGAGAGGTTAGGTATGGAGTCCAAGAGTCTTCTTAGTCTAGATGTACCTACTAGGTGGAACTCGACCTATATCATGTTAGAAACTgctaaaaaatttgagaaagtgtTCCTTCGAATGGATTTTGAAGATGATGGTTATTCGTCGTACTTTAGGACCAAGGAATATAGTGGTGGTTTGGAGTCTCCGTGTATGACTGATTTCCAAAATTGTAGGGCATTTATGATTTTCTTAAGGCTGTTTTATAATGCAATAAAGAAATTTTCTAGTTCATTGTACGTTACTTCAAATGCCTTCTATGATGAGATCTTTGTTATTCAGGAGAGTGTTTCCAATTTAGTTAAATCCCAAAACACTCTCTTGAAAAGCACAGCCACAAACATGCAAACTAAGTTTGAGAAGTATTGGGGGGAAGGGGAGAAAATTAATCCTCTTTTGTATGTGGCTGTGGTCTTTGATCCACgaaaaaaattgaggtttttgaagttttcattttctaaaatttatggGAATGCAGTTGCAGAAGTGATGGTTGATAAGGTGAAAGATCTTTTGTTtaagttgtataatttttacaCTTCTATTCATTCACCAAATGTGCAAGGTCAAAGTGGGAGTGAGAGGACAGAATTAGAAAGTGATGCTAGTGATCCATATGTGATGGTTCACTCACGATATGAACGTTTTTTGCAAGTTGAGCAATCTGTAGGTTGTAGTAATGAGCTTGAGAGGTATTTGGCTGAAAACTGTGATGGTAGAAAGGATGAGAATTTTGAGATATTGGAGTGGTGGAGGGACAATTGTAATAGGTACCAAGTGTTGTCTAAAGTTATTAAGGATGTGTTGGATGTACCAGTTTCCACTATTGCATTTGAGTCAGCATTTAGCATTGGAGGTTGA